The following proteins come from a genomic window of Mucinivorans hirudinis:
- a CDS encoding SSU ribosomal protein S4p (S9e), translating to MARYIGPKTKIARIFGEAIFGADKYLDRKNFPPGQHGLARKRKKVSEYGIQLKEKQKAKAIYGVLEKQFRRTFEEAARLGGITGANLLILLESRLDNVVYRMGIAPTRAAARQLVSHRHITVNGEVLNIPSYRVKAGEVIGVREKSKSLEVIAGAVASANSSRYSWIEWNKETMSGRFIQKPERSEITENINEQLIVELYSK from the coding sequence ATGGCACGTTATATAGGACCAAAAACAAAAATTGCGCGGATTTTCGGTGAAGCGATTTTCGGCGCAGACAAATACCTCGACAGAAAAAATTTCCCTCCCGGGCAACACGGTTTGGCACGTAAGCGTAAGAAAGTAAGCGAATACGGCATCCAGTTGAAAGAGAAGCAAAAAGCTAAAGCAATCTATGGTGTGTTGGAGAAGCAATTCCGCCGCACTTTTGAAGAGGCAGCTCGTTTGGGTGGTATCACAGGTGCAAACCTTCTCATCCTTTTGGAAAGCCGTCTTGACAATGTGGTTTACCGTATGGGAATTGCCCCAACTCGCGCGGCAGCTCGTCAGTTGGTTTCTCACCGCCACATCACTGTCAATGGCGAAGTGTTGAACATCCCTTCGTACCGCGTTAAAGCGGGCGAGGTCATAGGAGTTCGCGAGAAGTCTAAATCTTTGGAGGTGATTGCGGGAGCGGTAGCATCTGCTAATAGCAGTCGCTATTCTTGGATAGAGTGGAATAAAGAGACAATGTCGGGTCGCTTTATTCAAAAACCCGAACGCAGCGAAATTACTGAGAATATCAACGAGCAATTAATTGTCGAATTGTACTCTAAATAG
- a CDS encoding LSU ribosomal protein L18p (L5e), whose amino-acid sequence MALTKLARRERIKRRVRKVVNGTAAQPRLSVFRSNKSIYAQLIDDLSGATLCSASSIEKEIVEKVKGLNKTQVAAVVGKAIAEKALAKGITNVAFDRNGYLYHGRVKQLADSAREGGLKF is encoded by the coding sequence ATGGCACTAACAAAATTAGCAAGACGCGAACGCATCAAACGCCGTGTACGCAAAGTGGTAAACGGAACAGCCGCACAACCACGTCTCTCGGTATTTCGTTCGAATAAATCTATCTATGCACAACTAATTGACGACCTTTCAGGTGCAACACTTTGCTCAGCCTCATCTATTGAGAAAGAGATTGTTGAGAAGGTTAAGGGCTTGAATAAAACACAAGTTGCGGCAGTTGTGGGTAAGGCAATAGCTGAAAAAGCTCTTGCAAAAGGCATTACAAATGTGGCTTTCGACCGTAACGGTTACCTCTACCACGGACGCGTTAAACAATTGGCAGATTCGGCTCGCGAGGGCGGTCTGAAATTCTAA
- a CDS encoding SSU ribosomal protein S5p (S2e) yields MENTKKVRTSDIELKDRLVSIQRVTKVTKGGRTFTFSAIVVVGNENGVVGYGLGKASEVTTAISKGVEDAKKNLIKVPILGGTIPHAQESHFGGSLVLLRPAAPGTGVIAGGAMRAVLESVGIHNVLAKSKGSSNPHNLVKATVKALTELRDAYTIAQTRGVSLSKVFNG; encoded by the coding sequence ATGGAAAATACAAAGAAAGTTAGAACAAGCGACATCGAGCTTAAGGACCGTTTGGTGAGCATCCAACGCGTAACCAAGGTAACAAAGGGTGGTCGTACTTTCACATTCTCGGCAATTGTAGTTGTTGGTAATGAGAATGGTGTGGTTGGCTACGGTTTGGGTAAAGCATCCGAAGTAACCACTGCTATCTCAAAGGGTGTTGAGGATGCAAAGAAGAATCTGATTAAAGTACCTATTCTGGGTGGCACTATACCTCACGCACAGGAGTCTCACTTCGGTGGTTCATTGGTATTGCTTCGTCCGGCTGCTCCCGGTACAGGAGTCATCGCCGGTGGTGCGATGCGTGCTGTGTTGGAGAGCGTTGGTATTCACAATGTGTTGGCAAAGAGCAAAGGCTCGTCCAACCCTCACAACTTGGTGAAGGCTACGGTTAAGGCTCTTACCGAATTGCGCGATGCTTACACTATCGCCCAAACACGCGGTGTATCACTAAGCAAAGTATTTAATGGATAA
- a CDS encoding Translation initiation factor 1 — translation MAKQTAIEKDGTVIEALSNAMFRVELDNGHIITAHISGKMRMHYIKILPGDKVKVEMSPYDLTKGRISFRYK, via the coding sequence ATGGCAAAACAGACTGCAATTGAAAAAGACGGAACGGTTATTGAGGCATTGTCAAACGCAATGTTCCGCGTGGAGTTAGACAACGGACACATTATCACGGCGCACATATCCGGCAAGATGCGTATGCACTACATCAAGATATTGCCCGGCGATAAGGTTAAGGTTGAGATGTCTCCGTATGACTTGACCAAAGGTCGCATATCGTTCCGTTACAAGTAA
- a CDS encoding LSU ribosomal protein L6p (L9e) encodes MSRIGKLPVNLPKGVTVTVGSGNVVSVKGPLGELIQKVDADIAVAVEGDVVTITRPTDQPRHRSLHGLYRALIANMVKGVSEGYEIKQEFVGVGYKCEVKGQVIEMNVGYSHDIHLLIPKEVVATAVTEKKQNPILTLKSIDKQLVGQVAAKIRSLRKPEPYKGKGIKFVGEVLRRKAGKSAGK; translated from the coding sequence ATGTCAAGAATTGGTAAATTACCTGTAAACCTGCCCAAGGGCGTTACCGTAACAGTTGGTAGCGGCAATGTGGTTAGTGTTAAAGGACCTCTTGGAGAGTTGATCCAAAAGGTAGATGCCGACATCGCCGTAGCAGTTGAGGGTGATGTTGTTACTATTACCCGCCCAACTGACCAACCACGCCACCGCTCGCTTCACGGACTCTACCGTGCGTTGATAGCCAATATGGTGAAGGGTGTGTCGGAAGGTTACGAAATCAAACAGGAGTTCGTAGGTGTTGGTTACAAGTGTGAAGTTAAGGGGCAAGTTATTGAGATGAATGTCGGTTATTCTCACGATATTCACCTTCTGATTCCTAAGGAAGTTGTCGCAACTGCGGTAACTGAGAAGAAGCAGAACCCTATTCTTACTCTTAAATCTATTGATAAACAACTTGTCGGACAAGTTGCCGCAAAGATTCGCTCACTTCGTAAGCCCGAGCCGTACAAAGGTAAAGGTATTAAGTTTGTTGGTGAGGTTCTTCGTCGTAAGGCAGGTAAGTCTGCGGGTAAATAA
- a CDS encoding LSU ribosomal protein L15p (L27Ae), giving the protein MPLHRRLPKYGFTNINKIENKAINLSTIEALAAKGITEINNEQLIAAGLISRNDIVKVLGDGKLTAKVNVTVNKFSKSAVAAIEAAGGTATQL; this is encoded by the coding sequence ATGCCATTGCACCGTCGTCTGCCTAAATATGGTTTCACCAATATCAACAAGATTGAGAACAAGGCTATTAACCTTTCTACTATCGAGGCGTTGGCAGCTAAGGGTATCACTGAAATTAACAACGAGCAACTCATTGCTGCGGGTCTTATCAGTCGCAATGATATAGTGAAGGTGTTGGGAGACGGCAAACTTACTGCCAAGGTCAATGTAACAGTAAACAAGTTCAGCAAATCGGCTGTTGCTGCCATTGAGGCTGCGGGCGGAACTGCTACACAACTCTAA
- a CDS encoding Preprotein translocase secY subunit, whose amino-acid sequence MKKFIETIRNIFKIEELRKRIMYTLGILLIYRLGSFVVLPGINPQAVGANSQLADKTSDGLLGLLDIFSGGAFSNASIFALGIMPYISASIVIQLLGIVVPYFQKLQKEGESGRRKINQWTRYLTIGILVIQGPAYLAGLHQLLPASAFLLSGFFFTFMATIVLIAGTMFVMWLGEKITDKGLGNGVSLIIMIGIVARLPHALIAEINSRFTTAGGGFVMLIVELVLLLLIFAAAIALVQAVRKIPVQYAKRIVGNKQYGGVRQYIPLKINAAGVMPIIFAQAIMMLPMLLGNFEATQGFAAVFSNMYGFWYNFTFFILVVLFTYFYTAITINTNQMSDDMKRNGGFVPGIKPGKATATYLDTIMTRITLPGSLFLGLIAILPVFARLIGIDQQFSMFYGGTSLLILVGVVLDTLQQIESHLLLRHYDGLMKHGKLKGRQG is encoded by the coding sequence ATGAAAAAATTTATAGAAACAATCCGCAACATATTTAAGATTGAAGAGCTTCGTAAACGCATTATGTATACGTTGGGTATTCTTCTTATTTATCGTCTGGGAAGTTTCGTGGTATTGCCCGGTATCAACCCTCAGGCTGTGGGAGCAAATTCGCAACTTGCGGACAAGACTTCCGACGGTCTGTTGGGTCTGTTGGATATATTCTCGGGTGGGGCATTCTCCAATGCGTCGATTTTCGCGCTTGGTATTATGCCATATATCTCGGCAAGTATCGTTATCCAGCTCCTTGGTATCGTAGTACCTTACTTCCAAAAACTTCAAAAAGAGGGCGAGAGCGGTCGTCGCAAAATAAACCAATGGACACGCTATTTGACCATCGGTATCCTCGTAATTCAAGGTCCTGCTTACCTTGCAGGTCTTCACCAGCTCTTACCTGCTTCGGCGTTCCTGCTTTCGGGCTTCTTCTTTACATTTATGGCTACCATTGTGCTTATCGCGGGCACTATGTTTGTGATGTGGCTCGGTGAGAAGATTACTGACAAAGGTTTGGGTAACGGCGTTTCGCTAATCATTATGATTGGTATTGTGGCTCGTCTGCCACACGCGCTGATTGCCGAAATCAACTCGCGTTTTACTACCGCAGGCGGTGGTTTTGTGATGCTTATCGTTGAGCTTGTGCTTCTGCTTCTTATCTTTGCGGCAGCTATCGCTTTGGTTCAGGCAGTTCGCAAAATTCCTGTGCAGTATGCAAAACGCATTGTAGGTAATAAACAGTACGGAGGCGTTCGTCAGTATATTCCATTGAAAATCAATGCTGCGGGCGTTATGCCAATTATTTTTGCTCAGGCGATTATGATGCTTCCGATGTTGTTAGGCAACTTCGAGGCTACCCAAGGTTTTGCGGCAGTTTTCAGTAATATGTACGGTTTTTGGTACAATTTCACATTCTTCATTTTGGTAGTATTGTTTACCTATTTTTATACGGCTATTACAATCAATACCAATCAAATGTCGGATGATATGAAGCGTAACGGCGGTTTCGTCCCCGGTATCAAACCCGGTAAGGCTACTGCAACGTACCTAGACACAATTATGACCAGAATAACACTACCCGGGTCGTTATTTCTAGGTCTTATCGCTATACTTCCGGTCTTTGCGCGTCTAATCGGCATAGACCAACAGTTCTCTATGTTTTACGGTGGTACATCACTGTTGATTTTGGTGGGTGTGGTATTGGATACTCTCCAACAAATCGAGAGCCACTTGCTTCTTCGCCACTACGACGGCTTGATGAAACACGGCAAACTTAAAGGACGACAAGGGTAG
- a CDS encoding LSU ribosomal protein L36p produces MKVRASIKKRSEDCVIVRRKGRLYVICKKNPKLKQRQG; encoded by the coding sequence ATGAAAGTTAGAGCATCAATCAAAAAGCGCAGCGAGGACTGCGTAATTGTACGCCGTAAAGGTCGCCTTTACGTGATTTGCAAAAAGAATCCTAAATTGAAACAACGTCAAGGTTAG
- a CDS encoding Polysaccharide deacetylase, translating to MEFSEAPPIKFFTAKVLIFDFHMVCLSFDIEEFDAPREWGMPIAFERQLDISATGTNAILAILEGFGVRATFFCTANFAEHRPRLIKRIAAAGHEIASHSYYHSKFSQGDLLASRLKLQEISGCQVVGYRSPRMGAVDYAELEKAGYKYDSSINPTYLPGRYNNSSKPYTIYNVGGLREIPSSVSPLLSNWGRIPLFWLAIHNLPLGVYKFLADRCYHKSGFLNIYSHPWEYTEELKDFRPPFYVARNSGARMIYRMSSLIAHFKEKGHRFGTLSELIDERH from the coding sequence TTGGAATTTTCAGAAGCCCCACCAATAAAATTTTTCACTGCTAAAGTTCTCATTTTTGATTTCCATATGGTTTGTTTAAGTTTTGATATAGAAGAATTTGATGCGCCACGCGAGTGGGGGATGCCGATTGCATTTGAGAGGCAGTTGGATATTTCCGCAACGGGGACAAATGCTATTTTGGCTATTTTAGAGGGGTTTGGCGTGCGGGCAACATTCTTTTGTACGGCAAATTTTGCAGAGCATCGCCCGCGGCTGATTAAGCGCATCGCCGCAGCAGGACACGAGATTGCTTCGCACTCGTATTATCACTCAAAATTTTCGCAAGGCGATTTGCTCGCTTCGCGCCTGAAGCTTCAGGAGATTTCGGGCTGTCAGGTTGTCGGCTACCGGTCGCCGAGAATGGGGGCGGTGGATTATGCAGAGTTGGAAAAAGCAGGGTATAAATACGATTCGTCGATAAATCCCACATACTTACCCGGGCGGTATAACAACTCATCAAAACCTTACACTATATATAACGTGGGTGGACTCCGGGAGATTCCAAGTTCGGTGTCGCCATTGTTGTCAAATTGGGGGCGAATTCCGCTATTTTGGCTTGCCATTCATAATCTACCTCTGGGCGTATACAAATTTTTGGCAGACAGATGTTATCATAAGAGCGGATTTCTGAATATATATTCTCATCCTTGGGAATACACCGAGGAGCTAAAGGATTTTCGTCCACCATTTTATGTGGCTCGTAACTCCGGTGCAAGGATGATTTACAGAATGAGTTCGCTGATTGCTCACTTCAAAGAGAAGGGTCATCGCTTCGGTACACTGTCGGAGTTGATTGACGAGAGACACTGA
- a CDS encoding SSU ribosomal protein S13p (S18e): MARIVGVDLPKNKRGVIGLTYIYGIGRSMSSKILAAAGVDENVKVKDWNDDQVAAIRNTIASEGIRVEGELRSMVQLNIKRLMDIGCYRGIRHRIGLPLRGQSTKNNARTRKGKKKTVANKKKATK, translated from the coding sequence ATGGCACGTATAGTCGGTGTAGACTTACCCAAAAATAAGAGAGGCGTGATAGGTCTCACATACATCTACGGCATTGGTCGTAGTATGTCTTCTAAGATTCTTGCAGCAGCAGGAGTTGATGAAAATGTCAAAGTAAAGGATTGGAACGATGATCAGGTAGCTGCTATTCGTAATACTATTGCTTCGGAGGGTATTCGCGTAGAGGGTGAACTTCGCTCGATGGTTCAACTCAACATCAAGCGATTGATGGATATTGGTTGCTACCGTGGTATCCGCCATCGTATTGGTCTTCCGCTTCGCGGACAGAGCACCAAGAACAACGCTCGTACTCGTAAGGGCAAAAAGAAAACAGTAGCTAACAAGAAAAAAGCAACCAAGTAA
- a CDS encoding Heat shock protein 60 family co-chaperone GroES has translation MIKNMKIKPIADRVVVEPQAAQEKTASGLYIPEAAKERPLQGIVVAVGTGTKDVEMEVKAGDTVLYGKYAGTEISLDGKDYLIMKQNDILAIL, from the coding sequence ATGATTAAGAATATGAAAATCAAACCTATTGCAGACCGTGTAGTTGTAGAACCACAGGCTGCCCAAGAGAAGACGGCGAGCGGATTGTATATCCCCGAAGCAGCAAAAGAACGTCCGTTACAAGGCATAGTTGTTGCCGTTGGCACGGGAACGAAGGATGTTGAAATGGAGGTAAAAGCAGGTGACACAGTTCTTTACGGGAAATATGCCGGCACGGAAATCTCACTCGACGGCAAGGATTATCTCATTATGAAACAAAATGACATTTTAGCAATTTTGTGA
- a CDS encoding LSU ribosomal protein L30p (L7e), which yields MAIIKITQTKSRIGATARQKANLDALGLRRNGRTVEHNATPEIMGMVEKVKHLVKTVTE from the coding sequence ATGGCAATTATCAAAATAACACAGACCAAGAGTCGCATCGGCGCCACTGCTCGTCAGAAGGCTAACCTTGATGCACTCGGACTACGCCGCAACGGTCGCACCGTTGAGCACAACGCTACCCCCGAAATTATGGGTATGGTAGAGAAGGTTAAACACTTAGTAAAAACAGTAACAGAATAA
- a CDS encoding SSU ribosomal protein S11p (S14e) has product MNNLNFSLKKLECFKYLTTHSHLTKHNKKMAKKPVQTKKRVVKVDALGQVHVHSTFNNVIVTIANASGQVISWSSAGKMGFRGSKKNTPYAAQMAAQDCGKVAYDLGMRKCKVYVKGPGGGRESAVRTVNQLGIEVIEIVDVTPLPHNGCRPPSRRRV; this is encoded by the coding sequence TTGAATAATTTGAATTTTTCTCTAAAAAAACTCGAGTGTTTCAAATATCTCACAACTCACTCTCATTTAACAAAACACAACAAAAAAATGGCAAAAAAACCAGTTCAAACAAAGAAACGCGTTGTTAAAGTTGATGCACTTGGTCAGGTTCACGTTCACTCTACTTTTAACAACGTAATCGTAACGATAGCAAACGCATCAGGTCAGGTCATATCTTGGAGCTCAGCGGGTAAAATGGGATTCCGCGGCTCGAAGAAGAATACTCCATATGCTGCTCAGATGGCTGCACAAGATTGTGGCAAGGTGGCATATGATTTGGGTATGCGTAAATGTAAGGTGTATGTAAAGGGTCCTGGCGGTGGTCGTGAGTCGGCAGTTCGCACTGTGAACCAACTAGGCATTGAGGTTATTGAAATTGTGGATGTTACTCCACTGCCTCACAACGGTTGCCGTCCACCATCACGCCGTCGCGTCTGA
- a CDS encoding SSU ribosomal protein S8p (S15Ae) — MKQEITRILHEQGYILAYKFDKDEKGFATIKIALKYHPVTKTPAIKNLTRVSRPGLRNYTNVDNIPRVLNGLGIAILTTSKGIMTNKEAAAQRVGGEVLCYVY, encoded by the coding sequence ATGAAGCAAGAGATCACCCGCATTCTTCACGAACAGGGTTACATTCTCGCTTACAAGTTCGACAAAGATGAGAAGGGTTTCGCGACGATTAAAATCGCGCTGAAGTACCACCCTGTAACAAAAACCCCTGCTATCAAGAACCTTACACGCGTTTCGCGTCCCGGTTTGCGTAACTACACCAACGTGGACAATATTCCGCGTGTGCTCAATGGCTTGGGTATAGCTATTCTCACAACCTCGAAAGGCATTATGACCAACAAGGAGGCTGCTGCGCAGCGTGTTGGTGGTGAGGTGCTTTGTTATGTTTATTAA
- a CDS encoding UDP-N-acetylglucosamine 4,6-dehydratase — MLYTMMLAFNIISINLITYFVILDIFCTSFLVIGYRAFTITIYYSLINNLHKRNRALIFSTQGQGPLLGVQLSRNINPSYRFEGFITTNKHKDGALISGKRVYYFDENNYKKLNAIIEKNNIDSIIFTSAKRFEDEKERLVEYCLDNNIKMFLYGGMQTLTDGKLEQPTIHPVQIEDLLERDEITIEIDKISAQLSDKVILVTGAAGSIGREIVLQLAKFDVRQIVLLDNAETPLHNIQLELEKLHPKVTAHFCLGDVRSKERMRYVFERFQPQIVFHAAAYKHVPMVESNPCEGVLVNVFGTLNVANQAIDHNVEKFVMVSTDKAVNPTNVMGATKRIAEMCVQKLNGTCTTKFITTRFGNVLGSNGSVIPLFKEQIAAGGPLTVTHPEIVRYFMTIPEACRLVLQAGAMGKGGEIFVFDMGEQVRIADLARKMIRLSGLEPERDIKIVYTGLRPGEKLYEELLSDKETTSATSHYKIRITPSVTNDDKDFDKLIQQMIEAAENIQINETVKTMKTLAPEFKSNNSAFAAFDK; from the coding sequence ATGCTGTACACTATGATGCTTGCCTTTAATATCATTAGCATCAATCTGATAACATACTTCGTAATACTTGACATCTTCTGCACATCGTTTTTGGTCATCGGCTATCGCGCCTTTACCATCACCATATACTATTCGCTCATTAATAATCTCCACAAAAGGAATCGCGCCCTCATATTCTCCACACAGGGTCAGGGACCATTACTGGGGGTACAACTCAGTCGAAACATCAACCCTTCTTATAGATTCGAGGGTTTTATTACCACCAACAAACATAAAGACGGAGCCCTAATTTCAGGTAAAAGAGTATATTATTTTGATGAAAACAATTATAAAAAACTCAATGCCATAATTGAAAAAAACAACATCGACAGTATAATTTTCACATCCGCCAAACGGTTCGAAGACGAGAAAGAGCGTTTGGTAGAGTACTGTCTGGACAACAACATAAAAATGTTTCTCTACGGAGGAATGCAGACACTCACAGACGGTAAATTAGAACAACCCACCATCCATCCCGTGCAAATTGAAGACCTTCTAGAGAGGGATGAAATCACGATTGAAATAGACAAAATATCAGCTCAACTGAGCGACAAAGTAATTTTGGTGACCGGTGCTGCCGGCTCGATAGGACGCGAAATAGTGTTGCAATTAGCTAAATTCGATGTGCGACAGATTGTTCTTCTTGATAATGCCGAGACACCACTACACAATATTCAACTAGAGTTGGAGAAACTCCACCCGAAGGTCACTGCTCACTTCTGCTTGGGGGATGTGCGCTCGAAGGAGAGGATGAGATATGTCTTCGAAAGATTCCAGCCGCAGATTGTATTCCACGCAGCAGCATACAAACACGTACCGATGGTGGAGAGTAACCCGTGTGAGGGGGTGCTCGTAAATGTTTTTGGCACACTCAACGTTGCCAATCAGGCGATTGACCACAATGTCGAAAAATTTGTAATGGTATCGACCGATAAGGCTGTTAATCCCACAAATGTTATGGGAGCGACCAAACGGATTGCGGAAATGTGCGTGCAGAAATTGAACGGAACTTGCACAACAAAATTCATTACAACCCGTTTCGGAAATGTGCTGGGGAGTAACGGTTCGGTAATTCCGCTATTCAAGGAGCAGATTGCAGCCGGAGGTCCCCTTACGGTTACTCACCCCGAAATTGTGCGATACTTTATGACAATACCCGAAGCTTGTCGGTTGGTTTTACAAGCAGGGGCAATGGGGAAAGGAGGGGAGATTTTCGTGTTCGATATGGGTGAGCAGGTGCGCATTGCAGACCTCGCACGCAAAATGATTCGACTTTCCGGACTTGAACCCGAACGAGACATCAAAATAGTATATACAGGTTTACGTCCCGGTGAAAAACTATATGAAGAGTTGCTTTCGGACAAAGAGACGACCAGTGCAACTTCTCACTACAAAATCCGCATTACTCCCTCTGTGACAAACGACGATAAGGATTTCGACAAGTTGATTCAGCAAATGATAGAGGCGGCAGAAAACATACAAATCAACGAAACAGTGAAAACTATGAAGACACTTGCGCCCGAGTTCAAGAGTAATAATTCGGCGTTTGCGGCGTTCGACAAGTAA
- a CDS encoding Methionine aminopeptidase yields the protein MINLKTKEEIELMRLSNELVSKTLGEIARWVREGITTARLDQIAEEFIRDHGAQPGFKGYGDYPYTLCTSVNDVVVHGMPSSYVLKNGDIVSVDCGTLMNGFYGDSAYTFPLGEVGQETMELLRITKEALYKGIEAAGVGKRTGDISNAVQEHCQRHGFSVVREMVGHAIGRALHEEPQLPNYGKRGSGAKLQEGMVLCLEPMINAGRRNVIFERDGWTVRTADRRPSAHFELCFAMSDVGVDCLSTFKYIENC from the coding sequence ATGATAAATTTGAAAACTAAAGAGGAAATTGAGCTGATGCGTTTAAGCAATGAGCTCGTAAGCAAGACCTTGGGCGAGATTGCCCGATGGGTCAGGGAGGGGATTACAACTGCCCGACTAGACCAAATTGCCGAGGAGTTTATTCGCGACCACGGAGCACAGCCCGGATTCAAAGGTTACGGAGATTACCCATACACACTATGTACGTCAGTGAATGATGTTGTAGTGCACGGTATGCCTTCGAGTTATGTTCTGAAAAATGGTGATATTGTATCGGTAGATTGCGGTACACTTATGAACGGTTTTTATGGTGATTCGGCTTACACTTTTCCCCTTGGGGAGGTGGGGCAAGAGACAATGGAGCTCTTACGAATCACAAAAGAGGCTCTTTATAAAGGTATTGAAGCAGCAGGGGTTGGAAAACGTACAGGAGATATTTCCAACGCGGTGCAAGAACATTGCCAGAGGCACGGATTTTCGGTAGTGAGAGAGATGGTTGGACACGCGATAGGGCGCGCTTTGCACGAAGAGCCGCAGCTGCCAAACTACGGTAAGCGCGGTAGCGGAGCAAAGTTGCAGGAGGGGATGGTGTTATGTTTAGAGCCGATGATTAATGCGGGACGTAGAAACGTTATTTTCGAGCGCGATGGATGGACAGTCCGCACGGCAGACCGCCGTCCGTCAGCTCACTTTGAATTGTGTTTCGCGATGAGTGACGTTGGGGTAGATTGCCTCTCAACTTTCAAATATATCGAAAATTGTTAG